The Brachyspira aalborgi genome has a segment encoding these proteins:
- the rplM gene encoding 50S ribosomal protein L13, with the protein MDKKILKTKNNTYVLSQKDIKQNWLIIDAKGKSLGRVASRAAYLLKGKHKPDYAYNLDNGDYVIIINAKDIILTGNKKKGKIHYRHTGYPGGIKSVSYGELLEKKPERMVRIAVKGMLSHNPLGRLHLKKLKVYAGDKHPHEANKPEIINIK; encoded by the coding sequence ATGGATAAGAAAATTTTAAAAACGAAAAATAATACTTATGTCCTTTCGCAAAAGGATATTAAACAAAATTGGCTCATAATAGACGCTAAAGGTAAATCTTTAGGAAGAGTTGCAAGCAGAGCGGCTTATTTGCTTAAAGGAAAACATAAACCCGATTACGCTTATAATTTAGATAATGGAGATTATGTTATTATAATAAACGCTAAAGATATAATTCTTACGGGAAATAAAAAGAAAGGAAAAATTCATTATAGACATACGGGTTATCCTGGCGGAATAAAATCCGTTAGTTATGGCGAATTGCTTGAAAAAAAACCCGAAAGAATGGTTAGAATAGCGGTAAAAGGCATGCTTTCGCATAATCCTTTGGGAAGATTGCACTTAAAAAAATTAAAAGTTTATGCAGGAGATAAACATCCGCATGAAGCTAATAAACCTGAAATAATAAATATAAAGTAA